The proteins below come from a single Zonotrichia leucophrys gambelii isolate GWCS_2022_RI chromosome 3, RI_Zleu_2.0, whole genome shotgun sequence genomic window:
- the LOC135445421 gene encoding uncharacterized protein LOC135445421, which translates to MAETIADTRRLISKPQNLNDAYGPPSNFLEIDVGNPQTVGVGRGRFTTYEIRVKVSRPGSGVAVSGSRVARRWPGWRCRAPAAVSFRTGVTAAAVRGAGGRWQSRSGLSILGLGLITL; encoded by the coding sequence ATGGCCGAGACGATCGCAGACACCCGGCGGCTGATCAGCAAGCCGCAGAACCTCAACGACGCCTACGGGCCGCCCAGCAACTTCCTGGAGATCGACGTGGGCAACCCGCAGACGGTGGGGGTGGGCCGCGGCCGCTTCACCACTTACGAGATCCGCGTCAAGGTGAGCCGGCCCGGGAGCGGGGTGGCGGTGTCGGGCTCTCGTGTCGCCCGGCGCTGGCCGGGGTGGCGGTGTCGGGCTCCCGCCGCCGTGTCCTTCAGGACCGGTGTCACGGCTGCTGCGGTGCGGGGCGCTGGGGGGCGGTGGCAGAGCCGCAGTGGACTCTCCATCCTCGGCCTGGGGTTGATAACTCTGTGA